The stretch of DNA AAGGCACCTTTATTGCTTGATGGCCCAGTTGTACGCTGCATGGCTTCCTCTTGTGTCATTCCTAAGGCTGGATAGAATGATTCCAATGTCTGAGGGCTGAATCTGCTTCAGCCCCATTGCTTTAACCAAAGTCGAACAATGTATTTGCGTCCTACCTCGGGTTCTTTGTAACGTACGAAATGCCTTGAATATTTGCCTCGAAATCACCAAAGGTGTCTCTGTTGGGATCATGGGCAAGTTCGTGAAGTCTCTTATGGAACTGGGTGTTCCGGTGGAGAACGTCATGTCGTATTGTCGGGATGTTGCCGCCGTACCCCGAAGGCATGTTGCTTTTTACGTGAGTTTCCCGCTAAAAGCATGTACAAGGGAAATTAATGCAGTGGATTATGCAAGCACCGTTCCAGTGCAAACAGCAAATGCGAGGGAGGCTCCACGGTTGCCGAACATCTCTATGTACAGAGAAATTCCTATGGCGAGTGATAGAGCGAGACCCAAGAATGTATTCCACAAGTGCGTCGTCCAGTAACCTTGCTGAGTACCCTAGAGACACCAGAGAACGTAGTTTTTCAGGTGTGCGAATTAGCGTATCGCATCGCTTACTCAGAAAATGAGCTTGTGCGTCCCTTGTTTAAACACAGCTTGTGTTCAGCCATCGCGTGGGACGGCAGCCACACAAACGCTCACAGAGGTAGATCGCCTGGCTAAGATACAAACAAGCGCCTGTAAAATGCGTTGTGTACGATAAGGGAAACACGTCCAAGAAGGGCAGCCGGGTCTGCCCCTCTCTCCGGGGACGACGTGAAAGAATAGGAGAGGTCCCCCCACTTACACCCTGAGTCATATCCGCATAAGAGGTCCGATATGCGTTCATGTCCCGGACCCGCAGCCGTGAATCCAGCATGCCGCCGTGTATCGCCGCAGTAACTTTGGCACGAGGGTCGGCTGGAAGAACGCCTCCTCCATTGTGCTTGTTGAGCGTGTAAGTGACGGGCAGCATTTTTGGGGCCTCGGCGAAGTTGCACCTTGCTCTTTCGTGGAGTTCCTTCAGTGGTGGAGTTTGAGGGAAGGTCCCTCTACCACTCGACAGTGAGACCGTTTTCGTGAATGTATGCTAGTCTCAGTTCCACGAAGAACGGCTACGGCGGGCAACCCAAGCATCAAAGGTAGATCTCACAGCATACGACACACGCAGCCAtggtgaagaagaagcccACGGGCATGTCTTCTCCACCGTGTATGCGATTCCCGTTTTAATGCTCGCGCGCTGTTGCCTGAAGGCACTCGAATCGCGATCTAGGGGATTCAGGGAGCCCCGAATTCGCTCGTGGGGCAGCATTACTGGGGCCGGCCCCACAACGGCTGCAGTCGGGGCACACGCAAGCGGGTATGTATCCACGCTATCTCATCATAATTGTTGTCGTCTCTTTGTAGACCAGACCATCAGTACTCTAGTAGTGACTTAAACAGGAACAAGAGGGACGGATGGCTGGATGAAGAGTCTCATCCTCGGTAAGCGTAGATACGATGGGGCTACAGCACGTCCATTCAATACTGAAGATACCGCAGTTTATACAGTGCTAACACTGTCAGTGTTCTCGCCTTCGATGCCACGGCTCAGCTCACTGAAGCTCGTTGTTTGGTGGGATGAGGTAGTAACCGAAGATTTACTTCTTCCGTTCCCCTCGACACGATAACTGATTGTTGTGTAACCCGTTACAATCGTTCAGTGAAAATTCCAGAAAGAACTCGGCGTCACGTTCCTTGTTTGTTTTTACGGCAAGTATCAAGGGTTATATTTGCATATCCCGAGACACAGGTCACATCATGTTTCTGGACAGCTCAGAGCCACTTTGTTAGCCTTCGAATCTTTCGCGCCGTCCTCTCGGACAGACCTCGTTTTTCCCGGTCACTCTTGCTTGCGAAATACGCTATGTTCTTCTATTCCGCTTTCTAGCGGTAAAACGGGCCGTAGGAGAAACTGCCCCTGGCCGAGAATAATCCTTCTGCGGAGATAGAGCCATGGCTCTCATGAACACGCTTCTCGTGTCAGTACATGACTACGCCACATCAATAAACTCACGCACTCGTTCGAATCCAGAGTATCGCATGCATCGGCGTTGCAACTCTGTCTGCGAGCCAGAAAGCTTGTTATGTCACGTTGCTTCGGGAGGattgcatgcatatacactTCCTGCTCTAAAATGGCACACTGGAGACGAATGGCACCTGCCGACCAGATTGCACAATATGCTTGCTGCATATAAACCTGACCACGGGGCGAATTTTAGGGCTTGTCTTTCCTTGCCATCCAGCGGAAAGATGAGGCAGCCGCACCCCGTTTACAGTGCTCCTCTATTCATTCACTAGCTGCACATAGGGTTAGGCAGCTTGCCCCCGTCAAAAGGCCTGGCACTCCTGGTCACAGTGCGATCTTCTGATTAACACTGTATCTGTAAGTGCGTGAGGCTGATGAGACAGTTCAGAGCCTGACTGTAACGTTCACAAGCTGCCGCGGGGGCGGTAGTTCCttggcggacgacga from Besnoitia besnoiti strain Bb-Ger1 chromosome V, whole genome shotgun sequence encodes:
- a CDS encoding hypothetical protein (encoded by transcript BESB_061860) is translated as MLPVTYTLNKHNGGGVLPADPRAKVTAAIHGGMLDSRLRVRDMNAYRTSYADMTQGRETHVKSNMPSGYGGNIPTIRHDVLHRNTQFHKRLHELAHDPNRDTFGDFEANIQGISYVTKNPR